The genomic DNA ccaacaacctctcagaaatactcctccgcctccaggctgccaaagagatcgccgagtacgagaaggacgcactgcgcgcggcgctacacgttcaccagaagccccgcaatcggcacgaacctcccctagatctacagcagcgaaaagcgttccattcaggggcagtttggtggtcgccgtgcaagcttcgagaggcccgcttcaggcagctagtgaaggagaaggagaaggagaaagagctacttgataagatagagttgaaagaggcaaaggagaacaacaggatctatcaacttaagatcaaagaggcagcgcgggcggcgcgtgaggaggcaaagaaggtgcgggatgaagccaaggctgtaaaggctgccgaacttgacgccaaacgacgcgatcgcgacgctgcaaaggctatacaacaaccccaatcgggcaagcgtaaggcttcaaagcccgctgcaaagcaacagccaaaaaaacgacgcgtgggtggtgctggcggtggcactctggctgaggtggctgcaccggctcccccaccaacaaccacccgacgcggccgggccgtcaatactccggcaaaatatagatagacaaagttgtagagctacgtctatagatcaatacaccggaaaatctcgcgataatagttattgtacgtggctgcacagcctcaactttgccgtcgtcgcgatattggtggggtgtgcggcacgcgattatgggcatcacgcgcacagacacgttacCGGCGGGTCGGCACAAGTTGCTTGCGATGAAGCTTGGCGTCGATCTGCAAACATGCCAAACACATCAACTCCATGACAACACCATCTCGACGGTCCGCGACTTTCCCGCACTCGCTCATGCTACCATAAACTTTCCCAGGCTCGCAATGCCGCCTCGAATATCAGTGGCAGCGCCCAGAAGCCTGTCGTCACGATCGACAGTCCTGGTTCGTCGGAGGTTTGCTTCAAGCTCCGCAAATGTCCCCGAGATCTACGATGTCGTCTGTGTAGGCGGCGGGCCAGCAGGATTGAGTTTGCTCACGGGATTGAAAGCGTCGCCAATCACTAGCGCGTTAAAGGTTGCACTCATTGAAGGTCAAGATTTGCAGAAAAGTCGACTACCACAAGATGCGAGTTTGGACACTTTCTCAAATAGATGTAGCTCCCTCACGCCGGCATCTGTGAGAAATCTACAGGGTATGGATGAGCGACTGAGTTGAGAAATACTGTCTAATTTGTGCGATAGAAATTGGAGCATGGGCGCATGTAAATGCACCCAGAGTGCAGCCATACCAGGAGATGCAAGTGTGGGATGGCGTGAGCGATGCGCGCATATCCTTTGACTGGCACACTGCAAAGCCGCTTCTAAGTCCTCGTAACCCTGCACAACCCACGACAATCGCCTACATGATCGAAAACGTCAACACTGTCACAGCCCTTCTTAGCCGGCTTGAACAACTGGGGGGTGTCGATTTCTACACGTCTACAAAGGTCGAGTCAATTGAATTGGGCGTTGATACAGAGACAATGGACTTTTCATCTTGGCCAACTCTCAAGTTGTCAAATGGAAAGACATTGGCCGCTAGGTTGTTGGTGGGAGCTGATGGTGCAAATAGTCCTGTTAGGACATTTGCTGGCATCGAGTCGCGAGGCTTTGACTACGCTAGACACGGTGTGGTGGCCAGTCTGAAGCTGGAGGGACAAGGCTGGGGTGGACCAGACCACAAGATTGCATATCAGCGCTTCTTGCCAACTGGACCAATTGCCATGCTTCCACTCCCTGGCAACATGTCAACACTTGTGTGGAGCACCACGCCCGAACGTGCGGCGAAACTCAAGGCCTTGTCACAGAATGATTTTGTCGCAATGGTCAACGCAGGCTTCCGTCTATCACCAACAGATCTCGAATACCTCCACACTTTATCATCGGGACAAGAAGAGGAAATAGCATGGCGAGAGAAGCACACACCAGTCGATGAACGTGCAGTTCCCATGAGAGTAGTATCAGCCCAAGCCGGCACTGTTGCATCCTTTCCTCTCCGGATGCGACATGCCGATACGTATACCGGGGAACGAGTAGCGCTTGTCGGCGACGCTGCACATACCATACACCCGCTCGCAGGCCAAGGACTAAACCAAGGCCAAGGCGATGCAGCAACTCTCGTCCGAACGATATCGCATGCAGTGCAGACGGGTCAAGATATCGGCTCGACCCTGGCGTTAGAAAGCTACACCAGCGAACGCTATGCGGAAAACAACGCAATGCTAGGTGTGTGCGATAAGCTGCATAGATTGTACAGTGTAGAATCAGGACCCCTTGTCGGACTACGCAGCTTGGGGTTGCGAGCTGTAGATTCAATGGGTTCGCTTAAGAGCTTCTTCATGAGTCGGGCAGCGGGCGGATCGTAGATGTTTGTAATTTTATTTGTGCAACGTATGTTATATTTGGACAAAGCACCAAATGAATGGCGAAATATATCATCCGCAATGATCTACCCACGGCTTCTTTTCCGAGTTGGCGGCCCCACTAAGTAAGTAGTTAGTACCCGCCCCTCCAAACCAAGTGATCACACCTTGTCCGTCGACAGCACTTCCCGCCTCGGCACGGCATACATCATTTACCAACCCGAACAATGGCCGACCATCAAAGCGAGATTGAAGCCTTTGGCAGCAACGATGACTTTTGGCTCTTTGGCTACGGGTATGTAGATACGGGTTACCCAAAAGACCGAATACGATGACTAACCACCGACTACTAGGAGCTTAATCTGGAAACCACCACCACATTATGGTATGGATTTCTCCTTTATGCTCAATGAATTTTCTAAAAAGAGCTGGTGTTTTGTAAAATAAAACAATTGGTTCGATGTTGATGTTGAATTAGACCAGCGTGTACCCGGATACATCGAAGGCTACGTGAGACGTTTTTGGCAGGTAAGAACATGTTTTCGATCCATCAGTCAACGCTTTCATCGTCATCTTTCCTCCATCTTTGTCGCGACAGAAAATAAGCTATGGTAATATATCTGAACTGAACCGCTAAATCATGCACAGGCGAGGTAAGCCCACCCTCACACCCACCCAACACCCAAAAAGTTAGAGTGGAAACACGCCCTGCACACGAACGAACGGGAACCAATTCCGCGAACTTATCCAGCTTCTGCAAAGAAAACCCCGTTAAACTCATCCACACAGTGAAGACCACCGCGGTACACCCGAAGCACCCGGCCGCGTAGTAACACTAATCGAACGAGCCTTTTGGTCCACACTATCAGATTCTGTACATCCCCCTTAACCCTCTCCCCTCCTTCCTTCCCCCTCCCCGCCCTTCCCACAAACTAATAACCAACACAGCACACAGCCCACCCACGTGTCTGGGGCGCCGCATACCACATACCGACTCAACACGTAGCAGCCGTACGGTTGTACTTGGATTTACGCGAGATTAACGGGTATTCGATTCAGTTTACGCCATTTTATCCTGCTGGTGGTGAGAAGGAAGGCGGGGATGGGAAAGCAAAGAGTATAAAATGCCTGGTTTATATCGGGTTACCCGAGAATCCGCAGTTTCTTGGTGCGCAGGATCCGCAGGGGTTGGCGGAGAAGATTTTGGAGAGTATGTTGTTCTGTTTTTCATCCACTTCATACATTGATGCTAATTCACGCCCGTCTTGTGCGGATATTTAAGATTTGTCGGTTGTGTTTGCTAACACGAATCTTCCAGGCAAAGGCCCAAGCGGCGAGAACAAAGAATATCTATACAACCTCGAAACCGCACTGTCGGGATTAAGCGAAGAAAGCAATGATTCTCATATTAGCGATTTGGTACGGAGATGTAAGGCGCTGGAAAAGGAGAAGGGAGGGGTTGAAGGGAGTGGGAAAAGTGATGGGGAAGGGGAGAAGTTGCATAAAGTAGGATCGACGGAGGAGCAGGAGGAGGTTGAGAAGTAGGTAAGCTTATTATCACTGTTCATTAGGTTAGAAGGAAGAATAAGGACTGATGATACATGTGTACGACGGTTTCTAGCTAGCCGATATTGCCTGTAGGGATTAAGACTTCTACAGTGTTTTTCCGTACGGAATGAACTTTTACTACCGATCTTATCGCGCTTTGCAAGATAGCTCACGCTCTGAACCTACAAGGTCCCTAGCCTGAAGGGCTTGGCGTAGTCATATGCGTGGATCGGCCGGGTACTTTGTAATTCTCTGCGGAACGCGGTGTTGAATGGCTGGGTGACTACGTTTAACTGGGTTTAGCAAGAATGGTATTTCGGAATGGGAAATTAGCGATGACATGTGTCTTGTACCTTGAGCTAGGGCTCATATTTTGTAAACACTGGAATTGATATAGAGACCTTCACTATTTTTCTCCGTCAAGTAACCAAATATGGAATATAAACATCTTTCTTTTTAGATAACTATGCGATTGTTCTTCTTAAAGTTCGCGTTAAGTTGAAAGATAGGATGATGGTGTGATTGTCCTATTTAAGTTCGCCTTGGGATGAAAGATGGGATGATTTGGCTGGAAATGTTCCATTTGCTAGTCTTTGGCGTTTACGTGACAATTGCAAAGCATGACCAAGCGACTAGGTAGTCGCGCTGCGGTGTTGTCGGATAAAAACGAACGCAGAAAGATTTAAGTTGTTATGGTCTTCCTGCACGAGTAAGTAGCGAAGTGGCCGAGAGACCATAATGTCGAAGTGATTGTTAGTATGACAGTGCTATCTGCAGATATGTCCTCGAGCGATTGCCGCATGTAGAATAGTCTCTTTCACTTTGCCCACTCTGGCACTGTTGCCCCGCTTCCCACTTGATTTTACAATGACCACAATCTGGTAAATACTTGAAATACTAGTGCCAATCACAAAATTTCATCAAAATCAACAAACCCAACCAACATATCCACAACACACACCGCCAGCAAAGCCATGCCATCCCCTTCGCTCTTCCCCACACTCCCCAACGAGCTGCTCGACCAAATCTTCGCCCACGTCAGCAAACGTGATCTAATGAGCCTAGCAGAAACCCACACCGTCTTCATCCTCTCGGCGCAAAGCAATCTAGTCTCCGATTTCGAACTACCGGCGCAGTCCACGCTTGCAGATCCTTTTGCGGGATATTACCAAGAAGAGAATTACATACCCGGCTCTAGACGCCCCTTACATGACGACCGCCAAACATCCAGTAGCAGCTTAGCCGCGAACTGGGCTGCTGTGACTTCACTCAACGGTAACAAGCAAGACTGGAACGGAGTCCCGCCGACTATCCAGCAACATCGCGGAGCAGACCATATCCGAGAGCGGCAGAAGACGGTAGCTCTCTTCCTCTATACCTTGATCGCGGCGCCGCGTCTGGCGAAACAGATCAAGCACATGCGCATAGATGCCGAGTGGGGCTTCTCTCTCTTCGTACACACTCAGCTCCAGGAAATCTTCGCGGGCCTGCCGAAGCTGGAACGTCTTAGTGTTGTGGTGAGGGATCGGTGCTGAGGCGAGGACTGGCAACTACAGCGCGAGCAGTGCGTAGGTGAACTCCAACGACTTGTGAATTCTGCGCAGAACCTCACTGCCATTGAACTCACAATACCATGCCACACAGCGTTGTCATCTCTGCTCCAAACACCACGCATCACCACCTTCACAGTCGGCACGTCGCGCAGCTGGAACATCTCGACTGACACAATCACCACACCAGAAATAACCCAACTACCCTACCTCCACACCTTCGACTCGGGAACCCTTTTCCTCTCGCAACACGCCGCCGTTACCCTCATAGCTAGAGTGCCACACCAGCAACACCTCAGCCTGCGC from Pyrenophora tritici-repentis strain M4 chromosome 8, whole genome shotgun sequence includes the following:
- a CDS encoding DUF1421 multi-domain protein, giving the protein MPSPSLFPTLPNELLDQIFAHVSKRDLMSLAETHTVFILSAQSNLVSDFELPAQSTLADPFAGYYQEENYIPGSRRPLHDDRQTSSSSLAANWAAVTSLNGNKQDWNGVPPTIQQHRGADHIRERQKTVALFLYTLIAAPRLAKQIKHMRIDAEWGFSLFVHTQLQEIFAGLPKLERLSVVCVGELQRLVNSAQNLTAIELTIPCHTALSSLLQTPRITTFTVGTSRSWNISTDTITTPEITQLPYLHTFDSGTLFLSQHAAVTLIARVPHQQHLSLRIESLNHYPTSAPNFSSLLSTTLTSLTISSTIDEQAYKPSYYSFTPIPIDLSHLSALTTLSLASPLIYNHTTTPGMPDCSSFQVEDFPKGFQHNLSRLDQCNPHPTSSLPPSLRALKFTFPWPLGLFARGLGLHEQFPLSPKRTQEKGCAFMVDFAKAKTAEMAAVEGGAVLGVGGMRLGYLPLLEKVAFREVLAGIDMPLRDLDVAMEYTVPECLRGVFEEVGVELSVELVSMRHLTVFKFYSTG
- a CDS encoding UbiH, 2-polyprenyl-6-methoxyphenol hydroxylase and related FAD-dependent oxidoreductase, with protein sequence MPPRISVAAPRSLSSRSTVLVRRRFASSSANVPEIYDVVCVGGGPAGLSLLTGLKASPITSALKVALIEGQDLQKSRLPQDASLDTFSNRCSSLTPASVRNLQEIGAWAHVNAPRVQPYQEMQVWDGVSDARISFDWHTAKPLLSPRNPAQPTTIAYMIENVNTVTALLSRLEQLGGVDFYTSTKVESIELGVDTETMDFSSWPTLKLSNGKTLAARLLVGADGANSPVRTFAGIESRGFDYARHGVVASLKLEGQGWGGPDHKIAYQRFLPTGPIAMLPLPGNMSTLVWSTTPERAAKLKALSQNDFVAMVNAGFRLSPTDLEYLHTLSSGQEEEIAWREKHTPVDERAVPMRVVSAQAGTVASFPLRMRHADTYTGERVALVGDAAHTIHPLAGQGLNQGQGDAATLVRTISHAVQTGQDIGSTLALESYTSERYAENNAMLGVCDKLHRLYSVESGPLVGLRSLGLRAVDSMGSLKSFFMSRAAGGS